The following nucleotide sequence is from Coffea eugenioides isolate CCC68of chromosome 3, Ceug_1.0, whole genome shotgun sequence.
TGCTATACTCTACAAACTGCAACATCGTTAATCATGAATTAGTGTGTAAGATTTACTTGCTTGCTCATTATAATTAGGACTACCAGCTATTTTTATTAGGCCGATTTTATTTAAAGACAGTACTTCAGCAGTTGTTGGCTAGAATCAGCATTGATCAAGTTAAAGTGCAGTGCTCTCGAAGCCTTGTGCATGGCAAGACTTGATAATCAATTAACGTGCACGACAATTGAAGGCTGAAACACACGAATTTTGGCCTAAGGAGACTCGTCCACCAGTGCCTATAAGATAGAAGTACTTCTGGAGTAggaccttttctttttttttttttccctttttggaAAGAAGGTGGGGAAAATGAGCAAGGACAAAGGTAAAGTGAGAGAATTATCAAGCAGTGAGCGAAAATAAAACAACAATGAAGAAAGAGCTTAAATAGGAGCCTTTTCGACTCGTCAATTCATGGTTGGAACTGTAGGTAGCTGAATAAACCTAATTACGAAAAAAAGGGAACTAATTATACTACtaaaaatctaatgagatgtTGATTTACCAAACTAAGACTCTTTTGGTTTGACAATTTGGCTAGTCAAACGACAAAGGAAAACCATCGCCACCTCGAAAACAAAGGCAAGGCAACTACATCGATCCATTGTATGTACAAACACAGTAAACTTGGACCAGAATAGACAAGTAGTGTATGTCTTCCTGTACATTTGTTTATGTGGCAAGACTCAACAGTCGTTTCATAGATGCTGCTCAGAATCAGAATTGGATGATCAGAAATAACACTTCTTTGTGCCAATTAATTAAAAGGAGCAACAGAAATGCTAAAAACAGTGTACAAACAAGATCGAAGTACTACATGCAAGTGAGAAGAGATGCATGCTTCACAGAATTAATTGAAGAGCAGGCACTAACCTCCCAAATCCGAAGTTTCGAGTAGTTGATGACATAATATGCCATGGCAAATTGAGTTTGATTTTCAGGGGGATATACTGGCTCAATCTCCCGAACTACACAGCCTTGAGACTCTAGAATTTGGCGATGTTCCTCTGGGACATCAGGCAACGCAGCTACCACCAGAGGGTAAGCGGTGTTGCTCTTTCTTAAACCCTTGGCTAATCCCACAACTCCTTTCCAATAATCTCCACTTCCTGCCAAGAATGTCACAAACGCCCTCTTAGTTGGCTGCACTTCCTTTTCCATCAATACTGATGAAACCTTTTCAAAGTTCATTTCCATCGATCCCTGCAATAATATACAGCAAACTGGACTAAATTAAACGGCTAATGAGAAGGAgaaacaaattttattttctctgtttttttttttagaaaagaaaattgagCTTTGTAGAAGgtaaaaggaaaattttgggAAATCGCAAAAGAAGAGAAGATGGATGGAATTAATTTGTTATGCACAGAAGTTGGTGGAGGGCTTCTGTATTTATAATGAAACATGCGTGCTCCGTGCGGGCAATATATTACagggattgcattttcatgcaaaaaagTAAAGAATCTGGGCACTGGGAACTGGAAGTATGATTGAAAAACCTTTTTCCGAAAAGATTTTGATCATGTTTAACACGTGTTCTACGGAAGGATGATGATTCCGTTGTTGTTGTCGGTTAATTCATCTCAGAGTGCTGTTACATTTGGATATGGACGAGGAAGGTAGCAATTACATAAACTATCATTTCCTATCTTTCTCTCCTCCTTTAGTTAACTAAACTAAATTAACTAAAGCTACCGAATAGAATACTGCTACTTGCCCTTTTTGGATTCCAGTTTTTGCTGATACGGGCTGTTCTTGGATTCCAGTTTTTGCATGATAAGCAAGCAAACTAAGTCATAACCCTTCATGTTTTATATCTCGTACGTGTACGCATCATATATTCCACCTAATCTAGTTCCTTCCAAACTGCTTAATCAATAGTTTGATTGGTGTCTGATTTCGTTGCTAGattctcacttttcttttggaacGACATTACCTTTTCCAAACACATGGCATGGCATGGTTGTAGGAGAAATACCGGATTGATAGATTCTCAATCTACCTTTTTGTCAAGGCTTGGGATATTCTTCTTGCTTTTGCCTTTTGGATCCAAACCCTTTTTTGCTTTTTGGGGTTGTTGTAGTCAGTAGATTAATTAGGTGGAAGGCGTCCTCTAATTGCTGCACGTTACCAAACTTGTCACAGAGTGTATTATTGAATTTATATGTTACCATTGACACCACTCAATTTCTCATTGTTGCATGCATAACTTATAATCTATAGGGATATTTTCAGAAACTTCCCtcgaggtttctgacaatttcacctAGTACCTTTAAGATTTTCAACACGCTCCTAATCTTGTGTATAGGAATACATCACACAATTAAACATTTAATggaaacaaaaacaagattcaCTCGTGAAATAACTAATTATGTCCTAAACACAAATTTAACATATTACAAATGAATTGTAACTTTGTTTCGAGGACCCAGAGATGAATAGAATAAGATGTAAGTTGAAGGCTTAAAAAAGGACGGGGCTTGGTGTTGGTACTTGATCAATATTTTGAGAGATAGGATGCTATATTAATGCAGTTAGTGAAATTTTTTGAGTTTAATAgtgctgatttttttttcttttgtaacttAGATTGAAGTTTTAGAATTTAGGAGGTGATGATGGTGGTGGTCATGGTGATATGTGGGAATATGAAAAGTTTAAAATAATAGAGATGAGGGTTGAGAGAGTGGGTTTGAGATTTTGTGTATTGTTCCATATTTCCTTTAAAGAATTTTATAAGAAGGTTTTTTATGAGGGTCCTTTTGGGttattctttcaaaattttgatcattgatatttttgaaatatcaagGGAATTAGATGAAGTTATATATTAAAAACCTCaaggaggtttatgaaattatcacTAATCTATACGACTGTATACATGCAGGCATGCCACCAAAGTTCTCCTACCCATGCAAATGAGTTTGGTCGTCCTAATCATAAAGGTTcttcttttgtcaaatttagtGCAGCACTTTTTAAGTCTCCAGTGCTGCCGCATATGCATGTCTGGCTTTTTTTAAGTTCATGATCATTGCTTCACTCTTTACTTAGTCTGGATATTAAAAATGTGAATTCATAGCTCGCGGAATATCAAAAAGTAATTGGGAACGCAAAactgattaaaaaaaaaaaaaacccagtTTGTGAAATTCTGGAGCAAATTTGAGtttgaaaatttatttggagatcagaaagaaaagaaaagacgcCCTTTAATCAGAGCAGAATATCATGTTCCACTTCCACACGGGTATGATCTGTCAAGAGAGGGTGAGGGTGGTGATGAATTTGGTTTGAGAATTgagatggatggatggatggatggatggttggTTGTGGTGGTGTGCATGATGATGAACATGAAAAGGAGCGTGCCACGCCGACGCTGGGGAATCAAAATGCATTTCTTTTAATCATCAAAGAAAGTCAGTCGGATTCCACTTTCATTTTCTCCGGAATTAACAAACGTGTACAGGCCAGCTTGGTGACCAAAGGTAAAGCAAAGCATTCCAAATTTCCAGAATCTGCAGGCAAACGAAAACTTCACAATACAAAGATTGTGTGCTGTGCTGTGCTGTGCTgtgtaaaaaacaaaaaaatcacaagAAAATTTATGATGATGATATACGGAAAGAAAGTTGAAAGCTAGTACCATCTCAGTGTATTAACCAACCCTCAGTATGCCCTCCTCATTCAAGATTTATGGGCGGCCCCTGATATGGAAGGAAGAAATCTCCATTTCGAGCTCGCTCAATTAACTCTTTCTCGTAAATTAGCTTTGGTCTGTTGTCTCAGCTCAGCTCAGTCAGCTTAAACACAAATTTGCCCCGACACCAACCCCTTTCTTCACAGAAACACACAGCGCCGAAAGTCACTGAACCTGAACGCCCCCAGGCCCCTGTTTCCTTCCTATCGAATAGTATTATTGATCTCCCTCAGTTTCTTTCTGCAAATTACTACATTAAAAAAGAATTTCTAAGCCCTCCATTGGAAAGTTTCAACATTTATCTTCGCTAAGAAGCCCACCAAAATTGATCACAGCATGTGTGGTGGCCATTTCTTTCTTCAATGGCCCAATACCATTTCAGAACTAGATGGGCCTAATGCTTCTATCTCTCGAGCCCACACTTCATACAAACAAACTAAAAAGATGAATGGttggagtaaataattaattattatttgaCTTCCCCTATCCATATTTGacctccacctccacctccaATCAAACTCCCTATAGAAAAGCCAGTCTTGAACAACAAAAACATACTCACCACTCCGCTTGCGAGTGTGTGTATTTTGATTTTGTGCCTGTTAAACGCCCcccaaagagaaagaaaaaaaaaaaagagtaagatGGCATCTTTGGCTCAACATTTTGGTGGGCTGAAACGCCCGCCGCTCTCCACGAGCCTCAACACTAATTCAAACAACCGCTGCTCTACCCATTGTCTCGTCTCACCCAAACAGAACCACCACCAGCAGCAGCCCAGAAGAGGACGAGTACTAGTTGTAGCAGCAGCTGCCGGACCAGTGGCTGTCTCCAACGCACAGACCAGAGAGCGGATGAAGCTCAAAGAAATTTTTGAAGACGCCTACGACAGGTGCCGCACTGCCCCTATGGAAGGTGTCGCCTTTACGCTCGAAAACTTCCACGCTGCCCTTGATAAGTTCGACTTCGATTCTGAAATTGGTAGCAGGGTAAAGCCTCTtatcctcctttttttttcccctttctatATTCTCCTTGTTGTATTTTCTGTATGTTTTAGTTGAATGGGGTTGAGCTTGTGTAATTCTGATTCTTGTGTGATTTGACTCGTTAAAGATTGGATACTTGTGTTGTTGTTAATTTGGGAATTTGCGGGGTCAGTTGCTCATCGACTCTGGGGAGAAGAGGTTTTTTTCCCTGCATTTTGGTTTTGTAAAGTTGGCGTACAAATGCATTTATATCGTAGCTCGGCATGCGTAGTAAGAGTCTTGTTTCCGGTTGTAGATGGAAAATGCTATGTTTGGTTTGGATTGATGAGGTCAGCTAGAGTAATCTTATTAGAAATAGCCTTGTTGGTTGTGTTTTCCTGTCGGTGAATGCAGAACGTGCGTTGATTTGTGGTATTAGAGACTGGATATCCATTGAACAATGGGAAGGAGGTAAACTTGGCCATGAGAAGTGGGGAAAAAATCATTATAAAATGGATATTGGTTGGTAACTGAGTCCAAAAGGGGTACTTATATTGTGGatcgatttttcaaagttggagatgtcttttttttttttttttagctcaGGGTCAGGCTATCAGATACACTAATACGGTTATTAGAGATATCTAGAGTTGCGATCAGATGCATTCCCTTTTAATTTGTAAAATTACGGTTCTTGGATGATGGATGGGAGAGAGATAAAACTGTGTTTTTTTCTCGGCTGATGCTTTAGTCGTTGCAGTTGCTAAACTTCAACCAAATGCTTCTTTCCAGGTCAAAGGAACAGTTTTTGCTGTAGATGCAAATGGAGCCCTTGTTGACATTACTGCAAAATCATCAGCCTACTTGCCTGTGAACCAGGCATCAATTTACAGGATAAAGAGTGTAGAAGAAGCTGGCATAGTGCCCGGTCTTTGTGAGGAATTTGAAGTCATTGGTGAGGTTGAAGCTGATGACAGTTTGATACTGAGCCTGCGTGCTATCCAGTACGAGCTAGCATGGGAAAGATGTAGACAGCTTCAAGCTGAAGATGTTGTTGTCAAGGGTAAGGTAGGTTTTCTGCACCAAAAGCTGCTATACTTAGGTTTATAACTTGTGTGTTATTTGTTGGGATTCCTCTATCCTTTGCCGTTTTTCTGTTTCGAAACTGCATTTAGTATTCCCTATCGTGATAGCTCGTAGTCGTCAATAAAATCAGCTAATAGAAGCATTTGCTTTTCTCAGTAGTAATACAACTTGTAACTTTCGTTCTGTCGTATACATTGGCAGGTAACTGGTGCGAATAAAGGTGGAGTAGTGGCATTGGTTGAAGGCCTTGTTGGGTTTGTTCCCTTCTCGCAAATATCAACGGTTAGTTTCTCGCTTAGGCATGCCTTATTTTACTAACTTCAttttgaaatgaaagaaaaagatctAGGAGAATGCTATACAGAATATTGTATATGCATCTATTGCGAGTCAGGTGGCTCCTGAAGATTAGAGAATGTCCGCTTCCTCTTAGATTTCCAACCTTGCCACTAAAGTTGTCTTGTAACTATAAATTACTGGAGATATAATGCATTAGATAATATAAAACAGTTTTTAAGATTTTCCTCATCTGCTCACCATGTTTCCTCAACTTGGCAGTATAAAAAGATAAGATGAGAAAGAAATAGAGGTAGGATGTATCTGCTGAAACAATTTAAGCAGATATTGACATAAGATTTACGTGATTAATCTATCAGAAATCAACTGCAGAGGAGCTTCTTGAGAAGGAGTTTCCACTTAAGTTTGTAGAGGTTGATGAAGAACAGTCGAGGCTCATCCTCAGCAATCGTAAGGCCATGGCTGACAGTCAAGCGCAGCTTGGAATTGGCTCTGTGGTTCTTGGAACTGTTCAGAGCTTGAAACCTTATGGTGCTTTTATTGACATAGGCGGGATCAATGGCCTTCTACATGTCAGTCAGATAAGTCACGATCGAGTCTCAGACATTGCAACAGTCCTTCAGCCTGGTGACACTCTAAAGGTACATATAGATATTTTTTTTATCTGTTTGTGGTTTCTTTTTGTAAGCAATTTGCAGTAAGGTGTTGTGTTCTAGGTGATGATACTAAGCCATGATCGCGAGAGAGGCAGAGTGAGCCTGTCTACAAAGAAGCTGGAGCCTACTCCTGGTGACATGATTCGTAATCCTAAGCTTGTCTTTGAGAAGGTAATGCGTTATTTGTTATAGCTAGatgttctgaaatttggcatCGTATACTTCTCAAAATAAAGAAAGTAACACAAAAATACTAAGATCGAGTAaatttgtatttcttcttcttttttttttttaagtatattCGTTCTGTAGATGAAAGGGTTATAAATTTATACTTCTCTAATGTGACTAAAGAGCTGGGTTGTACTGTACGTGTCATATATTAGCTAAAGTTAATGAAGCAATCATCACGGGGAGAGctatgaaaaataataataggcATCAACAAAGAAAAAACTGATGGTGATTACGTTTTCACAGGCTGAGGAAATGGCTCAAACATTCAGGCAGAGAATTGCACAAGCAGAAGCAATGGCTCGTGCTGATATGCTCAGATTCCAACCAGAGGTAATTTGTTTGGTAGCCAAATCCCCTTCCCCTGGAATTCTTTTTCGTCCGTTGTCAAGTAATAACAAATGCACAAAGCAAGTAAATTGGTGCTGGCATAGAAAGTTTTACTAATGCACTCTGCATGTCTTTTTCTATGTTGCTGTTGTTCATCTGGCAGAGCGGACTGACTTTGAGCTCTGATGGGATCTTAGGACCGCTAACCTCCGACTTGCCTGCAGAGGGTCTGGATTTGAGTGATATCCCTCCCGCCGATGATTCATCATGATTTACACATCTCGTAGCTTTATTTATACAACATGCATACAAGTGTACCCACCCGCTCGACTTTGTATTACCTCCTCGCGCGtaattattcttttatttgGTGGATATCATATGTCAAATGTTCATCACACAAGAAATAACAAAGAAGTAAATGAGGAACACTAAGTTTTCGAGTCCCGTCATGAAATGTCAATTATTTTTGCTTCCTCTTGCCGTTTCCACTTTAACAACATGCATGAAAGAGGGGTACGGCAAGCAAGGATTTTTTATGCGGaaacaaaatttaaagaaaaaaaaaaacgaaagaaAATACAGATGTATAGGTTGATGGAAAATAAAATTCTCCATCAGTTCAAATCATTTGGCAAGCTTCAGTTCCGAAATAATAAAATGTAGCAAGAGCATATTGAAGAGTTCACGGAGACAAATAAACATTCGCCAAACGGATCTTTTGCGGATACTCATCAAGCTCAATTTATACCTCTTACATTGCCACGAGGAGCAGCCAAGGGTTGACAAAGCAAAGTGGTGTCCTACAATATTGACAGGAAGACTTGAGACTAATTTGGGCAAAATATCATACAAACCTAACTTTGTGCTTTGCTAGatttcttgcttttcttttgcttctgcTGCATTTGAGTTAGCCCTGCAGCTGTCACTTTTACGTTACCAATGATTGCAGCAACAAGCTCAGGTTCTGTGCATGCCTTCATCAATTCCTTCTCTCTGTTTATTGCCTCAGGCATGTGACTAAACAAATTCATGGCTGTTTTTGCAGCTGCAGAGAAACACAAGAAAATCAATTTTCCTCCAGAATATCTAACCCCATTAACTTTAAGCAACTACCAAGATCAGTGCCTACACAAAGTCAAAACTGATTCACTAGTGCTTGCTGCATATAAGAATGAAAATAGTTGATATACGAGAGAAAAGACTCGACAAAAAACGTGTTCAGCCTGGGCAGGAAATACTTAATTAGCAAGTGCTAAGGCCTGATTCAAGGACAACAACACTTTTTAGTTAAAAAAGCAGcaccttttcctttctttactgGTCCAGGAACCAACTTCACACGATATTTGTACGACTGCAGAGCACTATATGGACCACAGACAGGAACAGCATACAACAGAACATCATTTGGCATTGGATTTCCAGTCAAGTAGTCCACATCAATTAGTTTCCCTTTCTCTTCTTCCCCTATTTCATGAATATCATCTTCCTCCATCGTTATCCTGTCCACAGTGTTAGCAGCATAGTTCAAATTCGCACGAGACTTTTCCTCCAAACCATCTGGAGTACTCTGTACACCATCAGGGTATTCACGACAGTCCCGGGATAAATGACCTGGCTTTTTACATTTAAAACACACCCTTGGAGCATTTTCAAAACCTGCAAACAAGCCAATACCGGAACCAAAGGATTAGTGACACAGCATTCTCCAAAACCAAAGGATTAGGAAATCAGCATATGCATATTGCACACAGGCTCACAGCACTTAATTAACACCCATCAAAATAATAGTCCCATCTATGCTTTACAAACTTGTCATGTTTCCTATCTTCCATACAAATGAAGGTAAGGATTAATTATTTGAAGGTCCATGTTGGGAAAAACCATACAACAAATAAAGACAATTGAGATAATTAATGTCTTTGGTCACCTCATCTTCGAATCACGTACCAGTAACAGGTATTTCTTCAGTACTCATTGTGGTCTCTTTATCATGTACAACTTCATTATTTTTGTGCACCTTCCCAGAAGCCTGAAATTTCAAGAGATGGTCATCATTTCTGTAACTGAAATTTTATCATGAAAGAGAAATATTACACCGTTTCTTTACGAGCtgtaatgaaaagaaaaatatcatATCAGGATGCTGAGATCTCTACCCAGGAAGTTGCATCAGACGTCAACCAAGGATCATGATTTCATGGCTGTGATCAAGAATTTTCTATTTtgcctccttttttttttttttcaaatcatgaGAGGCATACCAAAAAGTGAAGCAAGTGAAATGAATAATAGTGACCATAAAACAGCGAGCAAGTTGCAGAAGAAGGGGAATATCATCGGTTAAGATAGTGCTGTCAAATACTGAAGTAGCTTGAATAGCAGACCCATTAAAGACTAAAAAGAAAACCCAATTGACAAACAGCGTACTGCTGGCAGAGTGATAGCATCCATTATCAAATCTTTACCACATTAGGTCCAataattattatcacttcatgcttacagcaaaagaaaagattCTTGGTATGATTTTATTGGTTTTCTCATATCAGAACACATCAGTGAAGTCTAAACAAGGAAGATTACAGTTTTCACAATAGTTTATCCTCTTCTCTGACACCTATTTTAGAAACTATGGCTGGTTTATTAAGCTATTCTATGAGCTTTTAAGAGCAAAGAGTTGTTGACATTGAAGTCCATTATTCTGCCCCTTGTCACGTAAATGCTTATTTACAAGTGTGCTCATGCCCATATCTGCATCTCTATTGGCAATCAAGAACCAAGTCACTATGCTTATCATCCTCATGTTTTTAACCTCTTAATTACTTGGCAAAAGTTCCCTGATACCAAGTAATTGATATTGCACAAAAATTTTGTAAGCAGAAAAACAATTCTGAGAAAGAAATGGTTTTGAAAGAAAACTAAGTATAACTATTATATTCTCACTACTTACGGCCAATAAAGCCATTCTGATGCTCCGCTCCTCCTCATCCTGGTCGGCATACTTTTCCTTCATCTTCTTAAGCTTACTCCTCTGCCCTCGGCTGATCTTTCCACCACTGATCTTTGAAGTTTCAACATTTTTCTCAAGTTGTCTTGCAGAATTATGATTTCCCTCAGCCTCTCCTTTTCCATTATTTATGGTTGTACCAATAGTATCTTTTTGTCCTTTCTTGAGTATCTTTCTTTGTGCTTTAGATATATATGGTTTGTCTCTCCCTGTTGCTTCTGTTGCTTTATGATCATGCTCATCCACTGATTCCACAGAAGTAGTTTGAGTACCACCATAAATTTTTGCAGATCCAAGCTCAAGAGCTCTATCAATAAGATCCTCCAGCTGCGGTGAGACAGAAGGAAAGGAATTCTCGGCAGATACAGATACAGCATCATTATTATTAAGAAAATTGTTATGCAAATTGCTATCAGCATGATCACCCAATACATTAATCCCATCACTAGAGTTAGCTGCAGAAGGTATGTCCACTAGCATTAATTTGTCTTCTGATGAAACCGGAATGCTCTGCAATTTGGAAGCAAGCTTTTCATCAGAGACTGCTTTCTCTGACTCGGATTCAGAGATTTCTCCAAAAGACTCGCTTTGTTCAACGTCATTTATCTCTTCTTCTTCACCTCTTACTCTCCTTTCATTTAAGTGAGCCCCCAAAGAACTTTCATCTAAGCGAAATAACACTCCAAAGCCCATAATGAGAGGGTGAGGAGGAAGAAAATTCTTCTTTCCACGGATCATGAAACTTCCAGCTGTCAGATATTCCCCAGTAGGAGCAGTTTTACTGACCTGGTGAGGATAGACCCACCAAGCACTTGTAACTATCTTTGAGTCCCATGCTTGGCTGTGGCAAACCTGCATCACTCATATGCTGCAAAGTTATCATCAAATCTATAGAGACAAATGAATATTCACAGAACAATCAGTAGATAGACAGATGAGAATAGACCACTCACGGTGAAACATCCTGCTTGGTTCAAAGTGAGCGGGGGTACAGGATATTCAGGCTTGTGGTTCTTGATCACAGTACTGGAAGCTCCGTGAAGATCCGCATGTACATACCTATCTCATTAATCATCCAAATCCAAGGAACTTGTATCAGAATGCAGAAAAGGAAATGGGAGTAACCTCAAAAGGTCTCAAGGTGGGAAAATCTCAAACATTAACCAACATGGAAAGGTGTAAAAACTTGTGCCCCTCCCCCCTCCTCCCAAAAAACCACAAagaaaaaacacacaaaaaaaaaccttttaAACTAATAAAAGCAAAtgcaaattaaaaataattctTGATAGTGTCAAAGTAAAATTTGCAAGAAAGAAAATCATCTGTATCACATGTATTATGTCTGTCCAATAAAGAAACCCATTGGGGACTGCACTTTACTAAGGAATAAGAAAAGCTTTGTTGGACCATAAAAACACATTAAACAGGCCAATGTTACCGGTAAAAGATGAAAAGTAACTCTACTGAATAGCAATCATGGCAATGATCTCAAATGGTTATTTATTTGGTATGACATGAGCAAACTAAAAGTTCAGTTAGCTAACTTAATGTAAGGTGAGATTTACTTACAGGTCTCCTTTAGACATGTAGCGCTTTACTATCAACTCATTTTGTTGGGCATCCCGCCCACTAATAATAAGATAATTTTCACTGCTAATGAACCAATTAAACTTCTCAAACCAGTGAACCTTGCGCATATGTGTAATTGCTGCAACAGTTTTTTCCTGCAAATAGAAGAAGGAAAGAATTAGACTCTTCTAAATAGGTACCACATAACCCAATATATTCATTCAGACAAAAGGCTTGATATGTTGTCAACAGGTATCAACATAATCTACATATATTCCCAATTTATCTCAAAAATCCACATGTTGTTCCAGATGCAATCAAAGTAGTCACAGCTTACCCAAACACAGAGAATAATAACTAAAATCAATGCTAGACGAGTGAGATACAATAAAGTAACAAGATATCAGCAGCTTTAATATAAATTATGCAACACAATGTGAATATTGATCATCAAAAGATGCATAACTTAGAACAACAAAGGACCAAGGCAAAGGGTAGAAACTTACTAGGAAGTTTTACAGCACAAATTTGCTATGAAAAAGTTAAATCATTTAGAGATTCCTCTACCTGAGAAAGCTGAAGGCGAGTCTTTCTCTCAGCAGCCTTAAAAGCTTTTTCATGAGCAGTTACAGTTTTTTCCTGTTTGCTCTCTTGCCTCTTCTTCATATCATACCACCTCCGAGCATTTGCATGGGCTGAGAGTGCCAGATCAACTTCTACCTAGATAGGGAGGTTGGGGGCATGCATTATTAGTTCCATTTGGGCAATAATTTCTACTTTTGATTTTCCTGTACTTTACCATTTTCCTTT
It contains:
- the LOC113765709 gene encoding nuclear export mediator factor Nemf, translated to MVKVRMNTADVAAEVKCMRRLIGMRCSNVYDLSPKTYVFKLMNSSGVTESGESEKVLLLMESGVRLHTTAYLRDKSNTPSGFTLKLRKHIRTRRLEDVRQLGYDRIVLFQFGLGANAHYVILELYAQGNILLTDSQFMVMTLLRSHRDDDKGLAIMSRHRYPVEVCRIFERTSTEKLQAALTRSMEPAGTESVDGSEQVNNASDVCQGIESDRKMANCRESNKKVNDGARSKHPTLKVVLGEALGYGPALLEHIILDAGLIPNTKVAKNFKLEDDTLQLVVGAVSKFEDWLEDIISGDKIPEGFILMQQKNTGKRDVTFSTTGSSGQIYDEFCPLLLNQFKLRDCKSFETFDAALDEFYSKIESQRVEQQQKAKESSAMQKLTKIRNDQENRVLSLKKEVEHCIKMAELIEYNLEDVDAAILAVRVALANGMSWEDLAHMVKEEKKSGNPVASVIDKLHLERNCMTLLLSNNLDEMDDDEKTQPVDKVEVDLALSAHANARRWYDMKKRQESKQEKTVTAHEKAFKAAERKTRLQLSQEKTVAAITHMRKVHWFEKFNWFISSENYLIISGRDAQQNELIVKRYMSKGDLYVHADLHGASSTVIKNHKPEYPVPPLTLNQAGCFTVCHSQAWDSKIVTSAWWVYPHQVSKTAPTGEYLTAGSFMIRGKKNFLPPHPLIMGFGVLFRLDESSLGAHLNERRVRGEEEEINDVEQSESFGEISESESEKAVSDEKLASKLQSIPVSSEDKLMLVDIPSAANSSDGINVLGDHADSNLHNNFLNNNDAVSVSAENSFPSVSPQLEDLIDRALELGSAKIYGGTQTTSVESVDEHDHKATEATGRDKPYISKAQRKILKKGQKDTIGTTINNGKGEAEGNHNSARQLEKNVETSKISGGKISRGQRSKLKKMKEKYADQDEEERSIRMALLAASGKVHKNNEVVHDKETTMSTEEIPVTGFENAPRVCFKCKKPGHLSRDCREYPDGVQSTPDGLEEKSRANLNYAANTVDRITMEEDDIHEIGEEEKGKLIDVDYLTGNPMPNDVLLYAVPVCGPYSALQSYKYRVKLVPGPVKKGKAAKTAMNLFSHMPEAINREKELMKACTEPELVAAIIGNVKVTAAGLTQMQQKQKKSKKSSKAQS
- the LOC113765710 gene encoding 30S ribosomal protein S1, chloroplastic, whose amino-acid sequence is MASLAQHFGGLKRPPLSTSLNTNSNNRCSTHCLVSPKQNHHQQQPRRGRVLVVAAAAGPVAVSNAQTRERMKLKEIFEDAYDRCRTAPMEGVAFTLENFHAALDKFDFDSEIGSRVKGTVFAVDANGALVDITAKSSAYLPVNQASIYRIKSVEEAGIVPGLCEEFEVIGEVEADDSLILSLRAIQYELAWERCRQLQAEDVVVKGKVTGANKGGVVALVEGLVGFVPFSQISTKSTAEELLEKEFPLKFVEVDEEQSRLILSNRKAMADSQAQLGIGSVVLGTVQSLKPYGAFIDIGGINGLLHVSQISHDRVSDIATVLQPGDTLKVMILSHDRERGRVSLSTKKLEPTPGDMIRNPKLVFEKAEEMAQTFRQRIAQAEAMARADMLRFQPESGLTLSSDGILGPLTSDLPAEGLDLSDIPPADDSS